From Girardinichthys multiradiatus isolate DD_20200921_A chromosome 3, DD_fGirMul_XY1, whole genome shotgun sequence, the proteins below share one genomic window:
- the LOC124865584 gene encoding protein FAM83A-like: MSKPLGKVRRRVQNLRIPSSSYCDYAASGSKLDLSHNESARFAADSLLCQGLEGYHNMLKAEGEVDFLSELEKDYVLQNGSNANTDEAGEKDKMDIEFDCRSPFSSVLTNSVEYLDEKSHEDVKSAAPLSDDPSAEVFFQSDSSAAAMKDLVRQFLRKAKLALAIVMDSFSDPELLCDLLEASRKRNISVHLLLDHLNLKVFVNVWQELKLISKNFPKVSVRSVPGQTYCAKTGRKLTGQIAESFIIADWDEVLTGTYSFTWLSGQVHHNILVLIKGSSVSHFQQEFVRLNSSSKPVPGFVTFITLPQSLCLYSTSNKPQNTVRKKRDTGLNTERIAPQLPLRPLVQPGAEYKMQSVTVGKPQHTLRVACTQLEERAKVDQRERNQNQFRGHQTLPDPNVFSDIQSQLHSTPVITTAGKNVEVQKPHTLNAISPTHGPQRNEHYQSALKKKNSLTHLDRSTEEVFPQQRNRNILTEPSGFTPGIETQRNQWDSSLNVYPKVEPLCDQSKLLSPPTSQQIQSKPSHQITFSSPREQMSKLQPNISFQETSKQDEFMKQYQGPLNSPFYAVPSCVKPTPPGIGTCLSPQRQADSKQFLSDVQTKMHLYPVTSQLNLTQRRHWSLQKATGPRVIGCYNSFSGTHVMGQGGWRPLQDSLNTSPGRSLSMMERCTVGYRGAGLHPN, translated from the exons ATGTCCAAACCTCTGGGGAAGGTGAGACGGCGGGTTCAAAACCTTCGGATCCCCTCATCCTCGTATTGTGACTATGCAGCCAGCGGATCCAAGTTAGACCTGAGCCACAACGAGAGCGCTCGATTTGCAGCAGACTCTCTGCTTTGTCAGGGCTTGGAGGGGTACCACAACATGTTGAAGGCAGAGGGAGAGGTGGATTTTCTATCAGAGCTGGAGAAGGATTACGTCCTACAGAATGGAAGCAATGCCAACACAG ATGAAGCAGGTGAAAAAGATAAGATGGACATAGAGTTTGATTGCCGGTCCCCATTTTCTTCAGTATTAACAAACAGTGTGGAGTATTTGGACGAGAAGAGCCATGAAG ATGTGAAATCAGCTGCTCCTCTCTCAGATGATCCcagtgctgaggtttttttccAATCTGACAGCAGTGCAGCTGCCATGAAAGATCTGGTCAGACAGTTCCTCAGAAAGGCTAAACTG GCCCTGGCTATAGTAATGGACAGCTTCAGTGACCCAGAGCTGCTGTGTGATCTTCTCGAGGCGAGCAGGAagagaaatatttctgttcatCTTCTGCTGGATCATCTTAACCTGAAGGTGTTTGTTAACGTGTGGCAGGAACTCAAACTCATCAGCAAGAACTTCCCT aaggTGTCAGTACGGAGTGTCCCAGGTCAGACCTACTGTGCAAAGACAGGCAGGAAGCTGACAGGTCAGATTGCAGAGAGTTTTATCATCGCTGACTGGGATGAGGTGCTGACTGGTACATACAG TTTCACATGGCTGTCCGGGCAGGTCCATCATAATATTCTTGTTCTTATTAAAGGCAGCTCGGTCTCACATTTCCAACAGGAGTTCGTCAGACTTAACTCCAGCTCCAAGCCAGTCCCTGGCTTTGTCACTTTTATCACTCTGCCACAGTCCCTTTGTCTTTACTCCACATCAAATAAACCTCAaaacactgttcgaaagaaaaGAGACACTGGTTTAAACACAGAGAGAATAGCTCCACAGCTGCCTTTGAGGCCTTTGGTTCAACCAGGAGCAGAGTACAAGATGCAAAGTGTAACTGTGGGAAAGCCTCAGCACACATTGCGAGTAGCCTGTACCCAGCTTGAAGAAAGAGCAAAGGTGGATCAGAGGGAGAGGAATCAAAACCAGTTCCGTGGTCACCAAACTCTTCCTGATCCTAACGTTTTCTCTGACATTCAGTCTCAGCTTCACAGCACTCCTGTCATCACCACAGCTGGGAAGAATGTAGAGGTACAAAAGCCACACACTCTAAATGCTATATCTCCAACACATGGGCCGCAAAGGAATGAACATTATCAATCagctttaaagaagaaaaacagtctCACTCACCTAGATAGAAGCACGGAGGAAGTTTTCCCTCAGCAAAGGAACAGGAACATCTTGACAGAACCTTCAGGGTTCACACCAGGaatagaaacacaaagaaaccaaTGGGATTCCTCACTAAATGTTTATCCAAAGGTGGAACCTCTCTGTGATCAATCAAAACTCCTCTCACCTCCAACGTCCCAGCAAATACAATCCAAGCCCAGCCATCAGATCACTTTCAGCAGCCCCAGAGAGCAGATGTCCAAGCTCCAACCCAACATCTCCTTTCAAGAAACCAGCAAGCAGGATGAGTTCATGAAGCAGTACCAGGGTCCTTTAAACTCACCCTTTTATGCAGTGCCCTCTTGTGTAAAACCAACCCCTCCAGGAATAGGAACTTGTCTCAGTCCTCAGCGACAGGCAGACTCCAAACAATTCCTGTCAGATGTACAAACCAAGATGCATCTCTATCCTGTCACCTCCCAGTTAAATCTCACTCAGAGAAGGCACTGGAGCCTACAGAAGGCTACAGGACCCAGAGTGATAGGTTGCTACAACTCCTTCAGTGGTACACATGTGATGGGGCAGGGAGGCTGGCGACCCCTCCAGGACAGCCTGAACACATCCCCGGGAAGAAGCCTGAGCATGATGGAGAGATGCACCGTAGGCTACAGAGGAGCAGGACTACACCCAAACtga
- the zgc:101716 gene encoding uncharacterized protein C8orf76 isoform X2: MEIFGSTFDDSVFSEPRERVCESLSSYNAKLCEPEWFCESTALNTDDSLEKQKVFKFRGDLALRQGNYQRALDAYSSCLQWIADNNLTIRRDVLEGMARCYTRLGQREQALELAELLNKDAANTCHLTSLLLLKVSIYQHFGSVGTQMSCLQQLCSLLPFNPWHWFSLGQTYLKLLDNDSNTVASEAVNGEAEENQEGAAELTEDRVWLRACICFIRTRLLLRILRQQQSSFVLQRGEKALQITEEVLQQLNPKETTIQALIEVMSEDLIPEKMREDYQDGESLSSVCLQSFRERWWNRVLLTGVLQTDGPPVKS, encoded by the exons ATGGAGATATTCGGCAGCACCTTTGATGACTCTGTGTTTTCAGAGCCCAGGGAGCGGGTGTGTGAGTCTCTGTCGTCTTATAACGCCAAACTGTGTGAACCAGAG TGGTTTTGTGAGAGCACCGCTCTAAATACGGACGACTCTTTGGAGAAGCAGAAAGTGTTCAAGTTCAGAGGTGACCTGGCTTTGAGACAAGGGAATTATCAG AGAGCCCTGGATGCATACAGCAGCTGCCTGCAGTGGATCGCAGACAACAACTTGACCATCAGGCGAGATGTCCTGGAGGGAATGGCTCGATGCTACACCAGGCTGGGACAAAGGGAACAGGCGCTGGAGTTAGCTGAATTATTG AACAAAGACGCCGCCAACACCTGCCACCTCACCAGTCTCCTGCTGCTTAAA GTCAGTATCTACCAGCACTTTGGCTCTGTGGGTACACAGATGTCCTGTCTGCAGCAGCTGTGCAGCCTGCTGCCCTTTAACCCCTGGCACTGGTTTAGCCTGGGACAGACATATTTAAAGCTGCTGGACAATGACTCAAACACAG TTGCATCAGAGGCTGTGAATGGAGAGGCAGAGGAGAACCAGGAGGGGGCAGCAGAGCTCACTGAGGACAGAGTCTGGCTAAGAGCTTGCATCTGTTTTATTAGGACAAG ACTCCTGTTGAGAATCCTCCGGCAGCAGCAGTCTTCCTTTGTGTTGCAGCGAGGTGAAAAGGCTCTACAGATTACAGAGGAAGTGCTACAACAACTAAATCCTAAAGAAACAACAATCCAGGCTCTCATTGAG GTGATGTCAGAGGACCTGATCCCAGAGAAGATGAGGGAGGACTACCAGGATGGGGAGAGCCTGTCCTCTGTGTGTTTGCAGAGCTTCAGGGAGCGTTGGTGGAACAGAGTTTTACTGACAGGAGTGTTACAGACTGATGGGCCACCAGTTAAATCTTAA
- the zgc:101716 gene encoding uncharacterized protein C8orf76 isoform X1 → MEIFGSTFDDSVFSEPRERVCESLSSYNAKLCEPEWFCESTALNTDDSLEKQKVFKFRGDLALRQGNYQRALDAYSSCLQWIADNNLTIRRDVLEGMARCYTRLGQREQALELAELLNKDAANTCHLTSLLLLKVSIYQHFGSVGTQMSCLQQLCSLLPFNPWHWFSLGQTYLKLLDNDSNTGTVHFFASEAVNGEAEENQEGAAELTEDRVWLRACICFIRTRLLLRILRQQQSSFVLQRGEKALQITEEVLQQLNPKETTIQALIEVMSEDLIPEKMREDYQDGESLSSVCLQSFRERWWNRVLLTGVLQTDGPPVKS, encoded by the exons ATGGAGATATTCGGCAGCACCTTTGATGACTCTGTGTTTTCAGAGCCCAGGGAGCGGGTGTGTGAGTCTCTGTCGTCTTATAACGCCAAACTGTGTGAACCAGAG TGGTTTTGTGAGAGCACCGCTCTAAATACGGACGACTCTTTGGAGAAGCAGAAAGTGTTCAAGTTCAGAGGTGACCTGGCTTTGAGACAAGGGAATTATCAG AGAGCCCTGGATGCATACAGCAGCTGCCTGCAGTGGATCGCAGACAACAACTTGACCATCAGGCGAGATGTCCTGGAGGGAATGGCTCGATGCTACACCAGGCTGGGACAAAGGGAACAGGCGCTGGAGTTAGCTGAATTATTG AACAAAGACGCCGCCAACACCTGCCACCTCACCAGTCTCCTGCTGCTTAAA GTCAGTATCTACCAGCACTTTGGCTCTGTGGGTACACAGATGTCCTGTCTGCAGCAGCTGTGCAGCCTGCTGCCCTTTAACCCCTGGCACTGGTTTAGCCTGGGACAGACATATTTAAAGCTGCTGGACAATGACTCAAACACAGGTACAGTTCACTTCt TTGCATCAGAGGCTGTGAATGGAGAGGCAGAGGAGAACCAGGAGGGGGCAGCAGAGCTCACTGAGGACAGAGTCTGGCTAAGAGCTTGCATCTGTTTTATTAGGACAAG ACTCCTGTTGAGAATCCTCCGGCAGCAGCAGTCTTCCTTTGTGTTGCAGCGAGGTGAAAAGGCTCTACAGATTACAGAGGAAGTGCTACAACAACTAAATCCTAAAGAAACAACAATCCAGGCTCTCATTGAG GTGATGTCAGAGGACCTGATCCCAGAGAAGATGAGGGAGGACTACCAGGATGGGGAGAGCCTGTCCTCTGTGTGTTTGCAGAGCTTCAGGGAGCGTTGGTGGAACAGAGTTTTACTGACAGGAGTGTTACAGACTGATGGGCCACCAGTTAAATCTTAA